One stretch of Pirellulales bacterium DNA includes these proteins:
- a CDS encoding ECF-type sigma factor, with the protein MTDVTRLLMQVDQGDPVAAEQLLPLVYQELRRLAARHLGREKAGQTLDATGLVHEAYLRLLGGANPQVWHGRGHFFAAAAEAMRRILVDKARRRKAVKHGGDRARVNLDAVLSLAEMAPATDLLALDEALTRLAQLAPAKAEVVKLRYFAGLSMNQVAEVLQISLATVERYWTYSRSWLYAELSDSDRPEPPAPGKAAGKAATSEDKS; encoded by the coding sequence ATGACCGATGTCACTCGGCTGCTGATGCAAGTCGATCAAGGCGATCCGGTGGCCGCCGAGCAATTGCTACCCCTGGTGTATCAGGAATTGCGGCGGCTCGCCGCGCGCCACCTCGGCCGGGAAAAGGCGGGTCAAACGCTCGACGCTACCGGCCTGGTTCACGAGGCGTATTTGCGTCTGCTGGGCGGAGCAAATCCGCAAGTATGGCACGGACGCGGTCATTTCTTTGCCGCCGCGGCCGAAGCCATGCGGCGCATCCTGGTCGATAAGGCGCGCCGGCGCAAGGCCGTGAAGCATGGCGGTGATCGGGCCCGCGTCAATCTGGACGCGGTGCTATCGTTGGCCGAGATGGCGCCAGCGACAGACCTGCTGGCTCTCGACGAGGCTCTAACGCGATTGGCCCAACTCGCGCCGGCCAAGGCCGAGGTTGTAAAGCTACGTTACTTCGCCGGGCTGAGCATGAACCAGGTGGCGGAAGTGCTGCAGATTTCGCTGGCTACCGTGGAACGCTATTGGACCTATTCCCGCAGTTGGCTGTACGCCGAGCTGAGCGATTCCGATCGGCCTGAACCGCCGGCGCCAGGTAAAGCGGCAGGCAAGGCCGCGACCAGCGAAGATAAGTCGTAG